ggaaaaaaaatcttgagcAATTTACTACTAAACTGTTAAAAAGTTCAATGAGAAGTATGTCAACGTCCGTTCCATGACACGCAAGTCAACAACGGTGCTCTGTATAGACTACCGCCGAATTCCCTTGGGGGCCAATAACCGATAACCCAGAAGAAAGCTCCACTCTTAGAAATTCTCACAAAATGATATGTATCAAGCACTCACCTAGAACTTTCTGTATAATGTCAGCATATGGAAAAGAGGAAGGGAGGCTCTAAAGGGTCTAAAGGCCTCCACGCAACCACACCTTCTTCAGCTCCATTTCCTATTTGCGATAAAGTATGGAAGGTGCCATTTATCGTGAGTGTCTTAGCGGTACAACAGAGAATCCAACATAGTCTTGCAGCTCATATCATTAAAGTTGGGCGAGTTAATGACCTGTGACATCGTTAACCAACAGCGCCGATGTGCCATTCGTCAGTTTGACGCGCACTTGCCAGCTAACCGATTAGCACTGCAAAGCAACCCGCTAAATGTTAACATGCAACGCTCCGTTTACCACGGTTAGGGTTGCAGAGCCTTCGTAAGTAACCGCAGGCAGGGATTTTATATTAGATTTTGTTCAGCCGGAACAGGTGCGTCTCGTTGTTCTGAAGTACGGCTTCTCGCCAGGGTATTCAATATTCACGGGATCGGAGCCGGCACCTTAGCCCAACGACTCGCCCACTGCGGCCACTTTGAGACGTCAGGTAGCCCATCCAGCGGAGGAGCCCACGGCGCCCTTCGCTACTAATGAGGCCTCATTATACCTGGAAGCACCACAGGATTCCTTACTGGCCAAATCTCCATTTTAACGACGTGTCGGTCGGCGCCGTAGCTCTTCCTCGTCAAAAACCCACGGCTTAGTTTTAGTGCCGCAGTTAATGGTAGAAAATCACGCCGCTCGTTTCTGTGCATGAGCCCCGATCCTTCGCACGAGTGACTGCGAATAATGACCAGGCAGCTGGAACGATCCTGTTGGACAGGCGCGATTCCATCAACGGGAGCGACGCCGCGACAAACGTGACGCCGAGGTTCGGTCGGAGGCGCCTTTATTTTGCAAAGGTCATCTCCCCCCCGCCATTGATCTTCAGCCTTCAgtcttaaataaaatgaacaaaccGGCAGAACGGCTCCTGCGGTCCGATGGAAAAAATTACCATTAATGGACCACTTTCAGCAAGACGTCCAACACCAAAAAATGAGCCCAGTCACAACCCGTAACAAACCACAGCCGTCAATCCATACTAAATATACCGACCGGTACAGAGCACATTATAAAATCATTATCTCATTATCGGTAAAGATCTACAAATTGTTCAGTAGGACGCAACACCGCAAGTACGAATAACTCCTCCTTATTAGTGTATTAACTGCAAAGGTCACCATTGACAGCACCGACACTGGTCCCGGTCACCTAAAATGAGACAAGCGGTCATTTATATCAAGGcctgtgaaattaaattttttttttaaactcttaacAAAAAAACTATTCTAGGTGCTAACTGACATATACGTAAAAGTTAGACAAGGGCCACGTGATCGAATCCCAGGAAGTGCCAGTGTCACCCACGCATGACCGAGCTTGGAGCTGCTTGCGTACCACAGGAAGTAGGTGTTTCAAATATAAAAGTATGTTGAAAAGCTCcagacaaacagaaaatgactgTTTTCTGTTAGAGATTCATAAGCTGGGAGACAAGCCTCAGGAAGTGGACAGGTACCCTAAATGAGGTACTGACAGtaactgtgtgcgtgcgtgcgtgtgctgACCTTACCATAGCCGTGCATATGCTTGGGAAGTAAAAACAGTAACCAAAACATATAGTAATCAATCAAAAAAGTCTTAATTGCATATAAACTTTCCATGACACAAACATCCCGCGCTGTGCTGCGAGCTGCTGGACGACCGTCTTTCGTATCGATTCGCCTGCTCATCTTGCCGAAGTACGGAGTTACAGAGTTCTCGTTCTACTTCTTGCGCTTGGCTTCTACCCCATCTGCCGCCTCCACCACCGCTGCCTCCTGGCTGCGGGCGCTCAATGACCGCAGAGCCCGCACCCGCTGCAGTCGAATGCACAGTTCCGCCTCGCAGGCTGCCACCAGGGCGGCGCTCTTCTCTTGATCCCAGCCCAGggttgttgccatggcgactGCACCCACATTCACCACGGTCTAAATGCAGGTAAAAATGCAGCATGAGTTCAGGAGGGTGGAAGGTGCTGCACAACACAATACACACCAGACGCACCCCACTTGTCCCCCCTAAAACAGCTGTGGGAGGTGCCGTCTCTTCTCCCCAAAAACCAAATGGCTCTGTGTCTTAAAATAGGGGTTTTCCTTTTTATCGATCGCACTGGAACAGTGCAGAGTACAAAGTGGTGTAATGCCAGATGAGGACTGACATTTACCGTAATTTTAGTTCTCTGAATTGTATCGttagtgatttttaaaaaaatgcaataatggACTCTAGAAATACCAAAATCTACCAAGATAATTTCACCCCCCCACCGACCCACGCTCACACtattcggaaccacttgtctaCTGACAAAAATACTCGACACGACCCGAATGTCAATAAGTAATTTACCGGAATGGCTTCAAATATGAAGTGACCAAATTATAGCAGTGTGATACAGCACCGCCGCTTTGGAACTGATTTAAATAGATGGACTCGACCGGTTCGCTCCGATTCCCCCCCATTATTCACAACTACACCGGAGAGGCTGAACTGTAAGAGTCTTCCGGAAAACTACGCCACTACACACCCCCACAGGAACTGGGAATAAAATCTCCTCTTCAACTAGTTATTTTACCACAACTAACAATTACAAAGCTACTAACATATCACGGTAACAATAATACATCGCTGTAAATTACTATCAAGGGAAAGCGGGTCGTGAAGCGGTTACAGCCTCATGAtcgaaggatgtgggttcaaatcccacctcctacagGAAAACCCTGGACCAAGGTGCTAACcatgaatcgatacagtaaaatttaccaagctgcataaatgagtaaatcagtgtacatagCTTAGTCCCCAGAGCTcacattggaagtcactttggagaaaagtgtcagataagttgAAATAACAACGGAACTAACATATTATTTGCTTTGCAACGAATCAGCTAGTTATTGGGGCACAGTTCAAAGAGTCATCAGTTACTCTAACAGTAAATAGTCATTAATCAATCTGATTGTTAGTTAATGTGTAAAAATGCCACTTAAATTATAGTCCATAATCATATCCCTTACATGTTTAACTCATCTGGGAAATGCGGTGATATATAAAAAGGAGACCTGATGCAACGGACACCGCAGTAAACCCTTCCGGAGCAAAGAGCCGAGCGCTCAGCACGGGTTCCAACGCGCTCGACTCGGCAGCCTCGTTCTGCGAATCGTGGACGAGAGATGATAAACCCTCCGATCACCACACGTGAGCTGTGACAACAAACTGAGGGCCACAGTGGTTAAGTGTTTACTTGGCACAATATTACACAACTTATTACTTGATGCAATATTACAGCTAACTGTAGCAGGACAACGGCCCTCGCCCCCCTCGCGGGAAAGTCACCAAACAAACCTGCCTGCAATTCAAAGACAGCGAACGTTTCAACGTACTTCTCCGCCAGCCCTCCCATCACATGACAGCTCTATTTTCCGGACAAGGACAAAAATAAGTGGAAAAGAGGTCGTCGTGGCAACGTCACCGCGGCTGGACGTGCGCGAGGAACAAACAGCATAACTGTGCGTGAAATTAAGTGCCTCCGTCCACCCCCCCGCAGAGCACCGGGGAGCAACGCGCAGCTCCTGAACGTGTTCGACCAAGTGGGGAAGGGGAGTGGACGAAGAGCGCCTCCATGTGGACGCACCTCGTAAATGCACCTTCCGGGATACCTCCGCCTTCTAATGCGGGTCCATCTCTTTGGGGAACTGGGGACGGGGGACGTTACCTGCAGCTGCTCATTGGACAGCCGCGTCTCAGGTCTCGTTTTGCCCTTGAGGACCATGAGTGTCCTGGGGCTGAAAGTGGAGGACGTTCCCTTCGGTGGACCGTCTGCCTCGTCCGCCGCGCTCTCACCTGCAAGTTGACAGCGGTTCACTGACACCTAACTGACACTTCAAAATTGGCAGAAAATACGGAAtttgttcaaaaatgttttttaaaacagtaaacCAACCATCAGCAAAGAATTGCGACCCCAGTGCTGATTAGCCTTTCCGTAACAAGAGATGGTGTCAATAAATATTGTCCTTCATAGTGTTGAAGCcaacatttttaaagcaaatattttaacagttaGTTAGTTATGTTGTATTACAGCTCGCTTCCCTCTGCCACCACTGCCAAGGTGGACGTACAAGTGACCGAGGGCGCTATTAGTCACCActgatcatttttattattaaaatctatcacagtaaattattattattgttccaTGTCTTCCCTTCCAAagtagttaattttttttcaccccaAACTCAATTTTTCTCTTGCAGAACTCCAGGCGCCGTAACTCTCTAGCTCTCTAGTTCCCCCAAGTGGCAAGGCCTGGAAATTTCCGCAAGGCTCAGACCATCATGATGTTCTTCGAGGACACGCCCCCTTCTCAAATGTGCTGGTCGAGGACAGCATTGTCCGCAAGCAAGAGGAGTTGCGCATGAGGAAGAGCCTCGGCTAAGCGCCTCACCCCCAGCGATGGGCACCCGGCCGCCCTCTTTCTCCACGGCCTTCAGGTAGAGCTGGAGCAGCTCCCTGGATTGGCGCTCCTCCTCCCTGCGGTCCAGCGCCCTCTGGAGTGCGTCCTGCAGAGCGCGTGCCTGGCTGTTCCGGAAGCCCAGGGCCGCTGCCAGGTCCGAGCACGGGGCGTCCACCAGGCCCTAGGGTGAGTGATCacgcccgtgtgtgtgtgcatgcacgcgcgcgcaagtacacacacacataaaagaaCACCTGTCAGCCATCTGGATCCTAATGACGTACCCTTAAGGTAATCAATAATTTTAATTGACCAGGGTCTAAAGTGGCAATGTACCAACTAACTCATAGTGATAACTCAACAGGCATTAGGTAagcttattttaaaatggaacatatatataatatttcataGATACACTCGCCTTGTTTGTCAACTTCTTCTATCCAGTTTCTCACGTTTCCACTTcagattttcatatttctggTGTGTGACATTTGGTCGAGCCCAATAAACTAAGGCCACGTTTGAAAACTGCCAAGCTGCTGTGAGAGCAAGACtgagacgcactgcattgtgggaagtgtgtacccacgctctcagctACAGTCTGACCAGTATACTCAGTTTGTGTCTGCCTGCTCCGTTTctgttcttcatttatttaaacgTGACGTAGAGTCTCTGTCTTCCTCAAGTCAGTCCACACACACTTGCTCggcaagtttaatttttaaaacatttcctgtaTGATAGTGTTACTGTTACCTAttccat
Above is a genomic segment from Scleropages formosus chromosome 2, fSclFor1.1, whole genome shotgun sequence containing:
- the dffa gene encoding DNA fragmentation factor subunit alpha isoform X1, which produces MAELKPCKVCDYSRRKLHGLVAPSLRELKSNGCTALGLDPHSPVSVVLEDDGTIVEDETYFLCLPPNTKFMLLCEKEMWAPRKGVDGGTAWLSRDSFEVNSDTVDAPFSEAEAWHGAASRLRVDLASVLLMSEAELQGLVDAPCSDLAAALGFRNSQARALQDALQRALDRREEERQSRELLQLYLKAVEKEGGRVPIAGGESAADEADGPPKGTSSTFSPRTLMVLKGKTRPETRLSNEQLQVTSPVPSSPKRWTRIRRRRYPGRCIYETVVNVGAVAMATTLGWDQEKSAALVAACEAELCIRLQRVRALRSLSARSQEAAVVEAADGVEAKRKK
- the dffa gene encoding DNA fragmentation factor subunit alpha isoform X2; this encodes MAELKPCKVCDYSRRKLHGLVAPSLRELKSNGCTALGLDPHSPVSVVLEDDGTIVEDETYFLCLPPNTKFMLLCEKEMWAPRKGVDGGTAWLSRDSFEVNSDTVDAPFSEAEAWHGAASRLRVDLASVLLMSEAELQGLVDAPCSDLAAALGFRNSQARALQDALQRALDRREEERQSRELLQLYLKAVEKEGGRVPIAGGESAADEADGPPKGTSSTFSPRTLMVLKGKTRPETRLSNEQLQTVVNVGAVAMATTLGWDQEKSAALVAACEAELCIRLQRVRALRSLSARSQEAAVVEAADGVEAKRKK